One genomic segment of Motacilla alba alba isolate MOTALB_02 chromosome 1A, Motacilla_alba_V1.0_pri, whole genome shotgun sequence includes these proteins:
- the DHTKD1 gene encoding probable 2-oxoglutarate dehydrogenase E1 component DHKTD1, mitochondrial: protein MAMAAAAGARAVRCALCRGGPRRWYRTERGVYGYKPRKAAGGRAEEQRGAGRAVDHALARLITAYAEHGHKAAKINPLFAGRAVMNMVPEIQELAEVLQGPLITTGLINMGKEEASVEDVMAYLDHIYCGHISIETSQLPTLEEREWFAKRFEELKQEAFTPEEKKHLCKLMLESQEFDHFLATKFATVKRYGGEGAESMMGFFHELFKMCAYSGVTDIVIGMPHRGRLNLLAGLLQLPPELMFRKMRGLSEFPENSAAIGDVLSHLTSSVDLDFGSHRPVHVTLLPNPSHLEAINPVAVGKTRARQQTLLDGDYSPESSAQPGDKVICLQVHGDAAFSGQGIVPETLTLSNLPHFRVGGSIHLIVNNQLGYTTPPERGRSSLYCSDIGKIVGCAVIHVNGDDPEEVVRATRLAVEYQRQFRRDVIVDLLCYRQWGHNELDEPFFTNPSMYKIIRSRKSIPDTYADHLTAAGLMTEAEVSEIKTSCYSKLNDHLANMTSYSPPPTNLQAHWKGLVEPSATITTWDTGMPVPLLQFIGAKSVEVPEELQMHSHLLKTYAQSRIQKMEEGKKLDWATAETLAFGSLLSQGFNIRLSGQDVGRGTFSQRHAMLVCQETDDTYIPLNHMSPDQKGFLEVSNSPLSEEAVLGFEYGMSIESPKLLPIWEAQFGDFFNGAQIIFDTFISGGEAKWLLQSGIVILLPHGYDGAGPEHSSCRMERFLQMCDSSEEGVDGDQVNMSVVHPTTPAQYFHLLRRQMVRNFRKPLIVASPKVLLRLPAAVSSFEEMAPGTTFKPVIGDSSVDPKSVTQVVLCSGKHYYALVKQRETLGEKQQSTAILRLEELCPFPLEALQQELSKYSHAKVFIWSQEEPQNMGPWSFVSPRFEKQLGLKLRLVSRPPLPAPAVGIGTLHNKQQEDVLAHTFV from the exons ATGGCCAtggcggccgcggcgggggctCGGGCCGTGCGCTGCGCGCTCTGCCGGGGCGGCCCGAGGCGCTGGTACCGCACCGAGCGCGGCGTCTACGGCTACAAACCGCGGaaggcggcgggcgggcgggcggaggAGCAGCGCGGCGCCGGCAGAGCAG TTGACCATGCTCTTGCTCGTTTAATAACTGCCTATGCTGAACACGGCCACAAAGCAGCCAAAATAAACCCACTGTTTGCCGGCCGAGCTGTTATGAACATGGTACCTGAAATCCAGGAGCTGGCTGAAGTTCTTCAGGGTCCTCTCATTACTACAG GACTTATAAACATGGGAAAAGAGGAGGCTTCTGTAGAGGATGTGATGGCTTATCTTGACCATATATACTGCGGGCATATTTCCATAGAAACAAGCCAGCTTCCAACTTTGGAGGAGAGAGAATGGTTTGCTAAAAGGTTTGAAGAGCTAAAGCAAGAAGCATTTACacctgaagagaaaaagcacTTGTGCAAACTGATGCTGGAGTCCCAG GAGTTTGATCACTTCTTGGCCACCAAGTTTGCCACAGTGAAACGATACGGTGGTGAAGGAGCAGAGAGCATGATGGGCTTCTTCCACGAGCTGTTCAAGATGTGCGCGTACAGCGGGGTCACGGACATCGTCATTGGAATGCCTCATCGCGGGAGGCTCAATCTGCTCGCGGGCTTACTTCAGCTCCCTCCCGAG CTCATGTTCCGCAAGATGCGTGGTTTGAGTGAGTTTCCAGAGAATTCAGCAGCCATTGGGGACGTTCTGTCCCACCTGACATCTTCTGTAGATCTGGACTTCGGCTCCCACAGACCTGTGCATGTCACCCTGCTCCCCAACCCCTCACACTTAGAAGCCATCAACCCAGTGGCTGTGGGCAAGACACGAGCCAGGCAACAGACTCTGCTCGATGGCGATTACTCCCCAGAGAGttctgcacagcctggggacaaaGTTATTTGCCTGCAG GTTCATGGTGATGCTGCTTTCTCTGGGCAAGGGATTGTTCCTGAAACACTGACCCTCTCTAATCTACCACATTTCAGAGTTGGTGGGAGCATCCATTTGATTGTTAATAACCAGCTGGGCTATACCACTCCTCCAGAGCGAGGAAGGTCATCTCTGTACTGCAGTGACATTG GTAAAATCGTTGGATGTGCAGTTATCCATGTGAACGGGGATGACCCTGAGGAAGTTGTTCGTGCCACACGACTGGCTGTGGAGTACCAGCGCCAGTTCCGCAGGGACGTCATTGTGGACTTGCTGTGCTACAGGCAGTGGGGCCACAATGAGCTTGATGAGCCCTTCTTCACCAACCCCAGCATGTACAAAATCATCAG ATCCCGTAAGAGTATCCCGGACACGTACGCAGACCacctcacagctgctgggctcaTGACTGAGGCTGAAGTGTCTGAGATAAAGACCTCGTGCTATTCCAAGCTGAATGATCACCTTGCCAACATGACTTCGTACAGCCCACCCCCTACCAACCTGCAGGCTCACTGGAAAGGCTTGGTGGAGCCTTCTGCCACAATCACCACCTGGGACACGGGCAtgcctgtgcctctgctgcagtTCATTGGAGCCAAGTCTGTGGAGGTGCCCGAAGAGCTCCAGATGCACAGCCATCTCCTGAAGACCTATGCTCAG TCAAGAATTCAAAaaatggaggaaggaaaaaagctggaCTGGGCAACAGCTGAAACTTTAGCATTTGGTTCTCTGCTGAGCCAAG GGTTCAATATCAGACTAAGTGGACAAGATGTTGGCAGAGGAACCTTCAGCCAACGACACGCGATGTTGGTTTGCCAAGAGACAGATGATACCTACATTCCTCTGAATCACATGTCCCCAGACCAGAAGGGTTTCCTTGAG GTGAGTAACAGTCCCTTGTCTGAAGAAGCTGTGCTTGGTTTTGAATATGGAATGAGTATTGAGAGCCCGAAGTTACTGCCAATTTGGGAAGCTCAATTTGGAGACTTCTTTAATGGAGCCCAGATAATATTTGACACTTTCATCTCTGGAG GTGAGGCTAAATGGCTTCTGCAGAGTGGGATAGTAATTCTTCTTCCCCATGGCTATGATGGTGCAGGCCCTGAGCACTCGTCCTGCCGGATGGAACGGTTCCTACAG ATGTGTGACAGCTCAGAAGAGGGTGTTGATGGTGACCAGGTCAACATGTCAGTTGTGCACCCAACCACCCCAGCACAGTATTTCCATTTACTCCGGAGGCAAATGGTCCGAAACTTCAGGAAACCTCTCATTGTTGCTTCTCCCAAAGTGTTACTCAGGCTTCCA GCTGCTGTATCAAGTTTTGAAGAAATGGCCCCAGGGACAACATTCAAGCCTGTCATTGGTGACTCCTCAGTAGATCCTAAAAG tgtcaCCCAAGTGGTGCTGTGTTCTGGAAAGCATTACTATGCTCTGGTGAAGCAAAGAGAAACActgggagagaagcagcagagcacagctatTCTGAGACTTGAAGAGCTTTGTCCTTTCCCCCTGGAAGCTCTACAGCAAGAGTTGAGCAAGTACAGCCATGCAAAAG TCTTCATCTGGAGTCAGGAAGAACCACAGAACATGGGTCCATGGTCCTTTGTGTCTCCACGGTTTGAAAAACAGCTGGGGCTTAAG CTCCGTCTTGTGAGCAGACCTCCTCTACCAGCCCCGGCAGTCGGCATTGGAACCCTCCACAACAAGCAGCAGGAAGATGTTCTGGCTCACACATTTGTCTAA
- the SEC61A2 gene encoding protein transport protein Sec61 subunit alpha isoform X1, whose translation MGIKFLEVIKPFCAVLPEIQKPERKIQFREKVLWTAITLFIFLVCCQIPLFGIMSSDSADPFYWMRVILASNRGTLMELGISPIVTSGLIMQLLAGAKIIEVGDTPKDRALFNGAQKLFGMIITIGQAIVYVMTGMYGDPAEMGAGICLLIIIQLFVAGLIVLLLDELLQKGYGLGSGISLFIATNICETIVWKAFSPTTINTGRGTEFEGAVIALFHLLATRTDKVRALREAFYRQNLPNLMNLIATVFVFAVVIYFQGFRVDLPIKSARYRGQYSSYPIKLFYTSNIPIILQSALVSNLYVISQMLSVRFSGNFLVNLLGQWADVSGGGPARSYPVGGLCYYLSPPESMGAIFEDPVHVIVYIIFMLGSCAFFSKTWIEVSGSSAKDVAKQLKEQQMVMRGHRDTSMVHELNRYIPTAAAFGGLCIGALSVLADFLGAIGSGTGILLAVTIIYQYFEIFVKEQAEVGGVGALFF comes from the exons ATGGGCA TAAAATTTTTGGAAGTTATTAAGCCATTCTGTGCAGTGTTACCTGAAATCCAGAAACCGGAAAGAAAA ATCCAGTTCAGAGAGAAGGTACTATGGACAGCCATCACACTCTTCATTTTCTTAGTGTGCTGCCAG ATCCCTTTGTTTGGAATCATGTCATCAGATTCTGCAGACCCCTTCTATTGGATGCGAGTCATTCTTGCATCAAACAGAG gTACTTTGATGGAACTGGGTATCTCACCCATTGTGACATCAGGTTTGATcatgcagctgctggcaggagcaaaGATCATTGAAGTTGGTGATACTCCAAAGGACAGGGCCTTGTTCAATGGAGCTCAGAAAT TATTTGGGATGATTATTACCATTGGGCAAGCCATTGTGTATGTTATGACTGGAATGTATGGAGATCCTGCTGAAATGGGTGCTGGAATTTGTCTTCTTATTATAATTCAG CTGTTTGTGGCTGGTTTGATTGTGTTGCTGCTAGATGAGTTGCTACAGAAAGGTTATGGATTGGGGTCTGGTATTTCCCTGTTTATTGCTACCAACATCTGTGAGACCATTGTCTGGAAAGCTTTCAGTCCCACTACCATCAACACTGGCAGAG GAACAGAGTTTGAGGGTGCTGTGATTGCATTATTCCATCTCCTGGCCACACGAACTGACAAGGTCCGGGCTTTGCGGGAGGCTTTTTACCGACAGAATCTGCCCAATCTCATGAACCTGATTGCTACAgtgtttgtgtttgctgtggTCATCTATTTCCAG GGGTTCCGAGTGGATTTACCCATCAAGTCTGCACGGTACCGCGGGCAGTACAGCAGCTATCCCATCAAGCTGTTCTATACCTCCAACATTCCCATCATTCTGCAGTCTGCCTTGGTGTCAAACCTCTATGTCATTTCCCAGATGTTGTCTGTTCGTTTCAGTGGCAACTTCTTGGTGAACTTACTGGGACAGTGGGCA GATGTCAGTGGAGGTGGCCCTGCTCGCTCTTACCCTGTTGGTGGCCTGTGCTACTACTTGTCTCCTCCAGAATCCATGGGTGCAATATTTGAGGATCCTGTCCATGTAATagtttatataatatttatgttGGGATCCTGTGCATTCTTCTCCAAGACTTGGATTGAAGTGTCTGGCTCATCAGCAAAAGAT GTTGCCAAGCAACTCAAAGAACAGCAAATGGTGATGAGAGGCCACAGGGATACATCAATGGTTCACGAGCTTAACAG ATACATCCCTACAGCAGCTGCATTTGGTGGTTTGTGCATCGGGGCCCTTTCAGTACTGGCTGACTTTCTAGGAGCCATTGGCTCTGGCACTGGCATTCTGCTTGCAGTCACTATTATTTatcagtattttgaaatatttgtaaaagAACAGGCTGAAGTTGGAGGAGTAGGTGCATTATTTTTCTAG
- the SEC61A2 gene encoding protein transport protein Sec61 subunit alpha isoform X2 has product MSSDSADPFYWMRVILASNRGTLMELGISPIVTSGLIMQLLAGAKIIEVGDTPKDRALFNGAQKLFGMIITIGQAIVYVMTGMYGDPAEMGAGICLLIIIQLFVAGLIVLLLDELLQKGYGLGSGISLFIATNICETIVWKAFSPTTINTGRGTEFEGAVIALFHLLATRTDKVRALREAFYRQNLPNLMNLIATVFVFAVVIYFQGFRVDLPIKSARYRGQYSSYPIKLFYTSNIPIILQSALVSNLYVISQMLSVRFSGNFLVNLLGQWADVSGGGPARSYPVGGLCYYLSPPESMGAIFEDPVHVIVYIIFMLGSCAFFSKTWIEVSGSSAKDVAKQLKEQQMVMRGHRDTSMVHELNRYIPTAAAFGGLCIGALSVLADFLGAIGSGTGILLAVTIIYQYFEIFVKEQAEVGGVGALFF; this is encoded by the exons ATGTCATCAGATTCTGCAGACCCCTTCTATTGGATGCGAGTCATTCTTGCATCAAACAGAG gTACTTTGATGGAACTGGGTATCTCACCCATTGTGACATCAGGTTTGATcatgcagctgctggcaggagcaaaGATCATTGAAGTTGGTGATACTCCAAAGGACAGGGCCTTGTTCAATGGAGCTCAGAAAT TATTTGGGATGATTATTACCATTGGGCAAGCCATTGTGTATGTTATGACTGGAATGTATGGAGATCCTGCTGAAATGGGTGCTGGAATTTGTCTTCTTATTATAATTCAG CTGTTTGTGGCTGGTTTGATTGTGTTGCTGCTAGATGAGTTGCTACAGAAAGGTTATGGATTGGGGTCTGGTATTTCCCTGTTTATTGCTACCAACATCTGTGAGACCATTGTCTGGAAAGCTTTCAGTCCCACTACCATCAACACTGGCAGAG GAACAGAGTTTGAGGGTGCTGTGATTGCATTATTCCATCTCCTGGCCACACGAACTGACAAGGTCCGGGCTTTGCGGGAGGCTTTTTACCGACAGAATCTGCCCAATCTCATGAACCTGATTGCTACAgtgtttgtgtttgctgtggTCATCTATTTCCAG GGGTTCCGAGTGGATTTACCCATCAAGTCTGCACGGTACCGCGGGCAGTACAGCAGCTATCCCATCAAGCTGTTCTATACCTCCAACATTCCCATCATTCTGCAGTCTGCCTTGGTGTCAAACCTCTATGTCATTTCCCAGATGTTGTCTGTTCGTTTCAGTGGCAACTTCTTGGTGAACTTACTGGGACAGTGGGCA GATGTCAGTGGAGGTGGCCCTGCTCGCTCTTACCCTGTTGGTGGCCTGTGCTACTACTTGTCTCCTCCAGAATCCATGGGTGCAATATTTGAGGATCCTGTCCATGTAATagtttatataatatttatgttGGGATCCTGTGCATTCTTCTCCAAGACTTGGATTGAAGTGTCTGGCTCATCAGCAAAAGAT GTTGCCAAGCAACTCAAAGAACAGCAAATGGTGATGAGAGGCCACAGGGATACATCAATGGTTCACGAGCTTAACAG ATACATCCCTACAGCAGCTGCATTTGGTGGTTTGTGCATCGGGGCCCTTTCAGTACTGGCTGACTTTCTAGGAGCCATTGGCTCTGGCACTGGCATTCTGCTTGCAGTCACTATTATTTatcagtattttgaaatatttgtaaaagAACAGGCTGAAGTTGGAGGAGTAGGTGCATTATTTTTCTAG